The proteins below come from a single candidate division KSB1 bacterium genomic window:
- a CDS encoding ABC transporter substrate-binding protein, which translates to MLILLTACPSCTIKQADNGGGEWRWKHPPSYGRSLNPGRPHLIQVAAGEYRPGARPQAVGPPLRAFRQVADEYERLHPDVSIEFLTQLMLLGGSEGEWVRTQLLGGVAPEIVQLNTEAVWPDIEQNKGWWIALDPYLDMPNPYVPGNQHWRDLFINRPLTEAKRAPDKKLYCIVYDLVETGIFYNQDIFDSLSLVPPSTWQEFIQLQEKLAAAGYVPLLISPLMHHDWAQDLIFDQCYFELLDVIDYKKASPLEEEYYQGYLLPEELCWLMKKGWFAPDNPRFAEIWRLLRQWRTFWQKDLTNTDGVRLFVTQKAAMFWNASWFVRRLLLDPLVTFRWGVFYPPPISKAESPYCCGAEQCVIGGAGMQFHVTRRAVDDGELDLVVDFLMFLTTPENNARIVNEAGLFVPNIRGAPLPPMLTPFAEIIKRRYCTTKWNYSLGHRFTDHHQRMIHLFLEDGITLEGLMREMGRYFRETADRLIAENGWPEPEGLPTWSPEVEAQLLAARRRP; encoded by the coding sequence GTGCTGATACTACTCACTGCGTGCCCGAGCTGCACCATCAAGCAGGCCGATAACGGTGGCGGGGAGTGGCGCTGGAAACACCCGCCGTCTTACGGCCGTTCGCTGAACCCCGGCAGGCCACATCTGATTCAGGTGGCGGCAGGGGAGTATCGTCCTGGCGCCCGCCCGCAAGCAGTGGGTCCACCCTTGCGTGCTTTTCGGCAAGTGGCAGACGAATACGAGCGCTTACACCCTGACGTGAGCATCGAGTTCCTGACCCAGCTGATGCTGCTGGGCGGCTCGGAGGGAGAATGGGTGCGCACGCAGCTTCTCGGCGGCGTCGCGCCGGAGATCGTGCAGCTAAACACCGAGGCCGTGTGGCCCGATATCGAGCAGAACAAGGGCTGGTGGATAGCGCTCGACCCCTATCTGGACATGCCCAACCCCTACGTGCCAGGCAACCAGCACTGGCGCGATCTGTTCATCAACCGGCCCCTCACCGAGGCCAAGCGCGCCCCAGACAAGAAGCTGTACTGCATCGTGTACGACCTAGTCGAGACCGGCATTTTCTACAATCAAGACATCTTCGACTCGCTGTCCCTTGTCCCTCCCAGCACCTGGCAGGAGTTCATCCAACTCCAAGAGAAGCTGGCCGCCGCGGGTTACGTTCCCTTGTTAATCTCACCGCTGATGCACCATGATTGGGCCCAAGACCTTATCTTCGACCAATGCTACTTCGAGCTGCTCGATGTCATCGACTACAAGAAGGCTTCCCCCTTGGAAGAAGAGTATTACCAAGGCTACCTTCTGCCGGAGGAGCTCTGCTGGCTGATGAAAAAGGGGTGGTTTGCACCTGACAACCCTCGCTTTGCCGAGATATGGCGTTTGCTGCGCCAGTGGCGCACCTTCTGGCAAAAAGACCTCACCAATACCGATGGCGTTCGCCTCTTTGTCACGCAGAAAGCGGCGATGTTCTGGAACGCCTCCTGGTTCGTGCGACGTCTGCTTCTCGACCCGCTGGTCACCTTCCGCTGGGGAGTGTTTTACCCACCCCCTATCAGCAAGGCCGAGTCACCTTATTGCTGCGGAGCCGAACAGTGCGTCATCGGCGGAGCCGGGATGCAATTCCATGTGACGAGACGGGCTGTCGACGATGGCGAGCTGGACCTAGTGGTCGATTTCCTCATGTTCCTGACCACGCCAGAGAATAATGCGCGAATTGTCAATGAGGCGGGGTTGTTTGTGCCCAACATCCGCGGGGCACCGCTACCGCCGATGCTCACGCCCTTCGCCGAGATCATCAAAAGGCGGTATTGCACGACGAAATGGAACTACTCCCTGGGGCATCGCTTTACCGATCATCACCAGCGCATGATTCATCTCTTCCTGGAGGACGGGATCACCCTTGAGGGACTGATGCGTGAGATGGGGCGTTACTTCCGTGAGACTGCCGACCGGTTGATCGCTGAGAACGGCTGGCCAGAACCGGAAGGGTTGCCCACGTGGTCACCAGAGGTCGAGGCCCAACTGCTGGCTGCGAGGAGAAGGCCATGA